The Methanobacterium sp. genome includes a window with the following:
- a CDS encoding UbiD family decarboxylase, producing the protein MQNFLKTIKDDFNFIEISDEVSTNLEAAGILRKYPRDVILLENIKESDIKVIAGICNTREKIAKALNTDVVGITKKIMDATKNPVPIHDQRSVQDIFHISEQPNLNKLPILTHYQRDGGPYITSGVIVAKDPDTGVRNASIHRMLLLGKDRLTARIVPRHLYTYHKRAEELDEPLELAIAIGMHPATLLATTISVPINVDELEVANNFHQGGMNLVKCENVDIEVPECEILLEGRMLPHERAEEGPFVDLTDTYDVVRQEPIIELDKMHYKEDSIYHAIMPAGFEHKLLQGLPQEPRIFNAVQNTVPTVKNVALTEGGCCWLHAVISIQKQTQGDAKNVMMAALAAHPSLKHCVVVDEDINLFDAEDVEYAIATRVRGDEDILIVPGSRGSSLDPCAKSDGTTTKMGVDATKPLDQLDKFERVSFSE; encoded by the coding sequence ATGCAAAACTTCTTAAAAACAATTAAAGATGATTTTAATTTCATAGAAATTAGTGATGAGGTCTCAACTAACCTTGAAGCTGCAGGAATTTTACGTAAATATCCTAGAGATGTTATCTTATTGGAAAACATCAAGGAATCAGACATTAAAGTAATAGCTGGGATTTGCAATACTCGTGAAAAGATCGCCAAGGCTTTAAATACTGATGTAGTTGGAATAACCAAAAAAATAATGGATGCAACCAAAAACCCTGTCCCTATACATGATCAAAGGAGTGTTCAAGACATTTTTCATATTTCAGAACAGCCAAATCTTAATAAACTCCCTATCTTAACTCATTATCAACGTGACGGAGGCCCCTATATCACTTCAGGGGTGATAGTTGCCAAAGATCCTGATACAGGAGTACGCAATGCATCCATTCATCGCATGCTCCTACTAGGGAAAGATAGACTCACCGCACGGATAGTACCTCGCCATCTTTATACTTATCATAAAAGAGCAGAAGAACTGGATGAACCTTTAGAACTGGCCATTGCCATTGGAATGCATCCTGCTACTTTGCTGGCCACCACTATTTCGGTGCCTATTAATGTGGATGAATTGGAAGTGGCAAATAACTTCCATCAAGGTGGAATGAATCTCGTAAAATGCGAAAATGTTGATATTGAAGTTCCTGAGTGTGAAATTTTACTTGAAGGTAGGATGTTACCTCATGAAAGAGCAGAAGAGGGGCCATTTGTAGACCTAACAGACACTTATGATGTTGTGCGTCAGGAACCAATAATTGAATTAGATAAGATGCACTACAAAGAAGATTCCATATACCATGCCATAATGCCTGCTGGTTTCGAGCACAAGCTCTTACAAGGCCTTCCACAGGAACCTCGAATATTTAATGCAGTTCAAAACACAGTACCAACAGTTAAGAATGTAGCTCTTACTGAAGGTGGATGTTGCTGGCTCCACGCTGTAATTTCAATTCAGAAACAGACCCAAGGAGACGCTAAAAACGTTATGATGGCTGCATTAGCTGCCCATCCTTCACTTAAACATTGTGTAGTTGTAGATGAGGATATAAACCTTTTTGATGCTGAAGATGTGGAGTATGCAATTGCCACCCGGGTTCGGGGTGATGAAGACATTTTAATAGTCCCTGGATCCCGAGGATCTTCTTTGGATCCCTGTGCAAAATCAGATGGAACCACTACTAAAATGGGAGTGGATGCAACTAAACCTCTAGATCAATTGGATAAATTTGAACGTGTTAGCTTTTCAGAATAA
- the amrS gene encoding AmmeMemoRadiSam system radical SAM enzyme translates to MKKEAMLYEKLNDALNCHVCNRKCIISNGKTGFCKMRENDNGILYSKNYASASSIAVDPIEKKPLFHFYPGSLSLSLGSIGCNFRCAYCQNWAISQTYLDEVGIRNILPEKAIRLTQENHCKSISWTYNEPTMWFEYTYDSAKLAQKKDLKTVYVTNGYMSDETLDLIAPYLDAANVDLKSMSDKFYQELCQARVEPVLENIRTMHEKGIHIEITNLVIPGHNDSEEDLKSLVEFVADVDIGIPLHFTRFYPHYKMNKLSPTPVETLEKAQKMAMDAGIKYVYVGNVPGSNGENTNCPECKELLIERDGFHIVNNKLKKDKCPECGAKIDIVI, encoded by the coding sequence TTGAAAAAGGAAGCTATGCTTTATGAAAAGCTTAATGATGCTTTGAACTGTCATGTGTGTAACCGTAAATGTATTATATCCAATGGCAAAACTGGTTTTTGTAAAATGCGAGAGAATGATAATGGAATTTTGTACAGCAAAAATTATGCTTCTGCATCCTCCATTGCTGTAGACCCAATTGAAAAAAAACCTCTATTCCATTTTTATCCAGGCAGCCTTTCATTAAGTCTGGGAAGTATTGGATGTAATTTTAGATGCGCCTACTGTCAGAATTGGGCAATATCTCAGACTTATTTAGATGAAGTGGGCATCAGGAATATTCTTCCAGAAAAAGCAATTAGGTTAACCCAAGAAAATCACTGCAAGTCTATTTCTTGGACTTACAATGAACCTACAATGTGGTTTGAATACACTTATGATTCTGCTAAACTTGCTCAGAAAAAAGATTTGAAGACTGTATATGTCACCAATGGTTATATGAGTGATGAAACCTTGGATCTGATTGCTCCTTACTTGGACGCCGCCAATGTGGATTTGAAAAGTATGTCTGATAAGTTTTACCAGGAACTCTGTCAGGCCCGTGTAGAACCAGTCTTGGAAAATATCCGGACAATGCATGAAAAAGGTATTCACATTGAAATAACCAATCTGGTGATACCCGGTCATAATGATTCAGAGGAAGACTTAAAATCTCTAGTGGAATTTGTGGCTGATGTGGATATTGGGATTCCATTACATTTCACTAGATTTTATCCTCATTACAAAATGAACAAGTTATCTCCTACCCCTGTAGAAACTCTTGAAAAAGCCCAGAAAATGGCAATGGATGCAGGGATTAAATATGTTTATGTGGGGAATGTGCCGGGCAGTAATGGAGAAAACACTAATTGTCCAGAATGCAAAGAACTACTTATAGAAAGAGATGGCTTTCACATAGTAAACAACAAACTTAAAAAAGATAAATGCCCTGAATGTGGGGCTAAGATTGACATTGTAATTTAA
- the thiL gene encoding thiamine-phosphate kinase, whose protein sequence is MSSKKSTSHEPSIVSDIGEKKLIKRLLSMSRILQPYSPFFDENYFKSLSDDAALLDIGDEYLVITSDLLLESSHFPTEMSSFQKGMKVVTVNVSDLAAMGAKPIGFVLSLGLPQDLPLEKFDEIMKGVLEGCHTYKMGLMGGDTNQSEELILSGTCLGVVDKKKVLMKEGAAPGDVVAVTGPLGVAAAGFECLFAPPPAQKSLKKQILPSTLKIVVKHALEPLAKLKEGIILAKKGIASAATDITDGLASEIDEIIEASPHNIGVTLFETMIPLIPEVEEVATVLDRNPLDFALYYGEDFELLLTIREDLYEKFKEDLGLIKVGVVTSSGKMEIIDKEGKTNILMKNGYEHFK, encoded by the coding sequence ATGTCTTCTAAAAAATCAACCTCACATGAACCTTCCATAGTATCCGATATTGGTGAAAAAAAACTTATTAAACGACTCCTTTCAATGAGTCGTATCCTTCAACCTTATTCTCCTTTTTTTGATGAAAATTATTTTAAAAGTCTTAGTGATGATGCCGCACTACTGGATATTGGTGATGAATATTTAGTGATAACATCTGACCTTTTACTTGAGTCCTCCCACTTCCCAACTGAAATGAGTTCATTTCAAAAGGGCATGAAAGTAGTAACTGTAAATGTGAGTGATTTAGCTGCAATGGGTGCAAAACCCATTGGTTTTGTATTATCTCTAGGATTGCCTCAGGACCTCCCTCTTGAAAAGTTTGATGAAATCATGAAAGGAGTTCTTGAGGGGTGTCACACCTATAAAATGGGCCTCATGGGTGGTGATACCAACCAATCAGAGGAATTGATTCTCAGCGGAACATGTTTGGGAGTTGTTGATAAAAAAAAAGTGTTGATGAAAGAAGGCGCAGCCCCTGGTGATGTGGTGGCAGTCACAGGCCCCTTGGGTGTAGCTGCAGCCGGATTTGAATGTTTATTTGCCCCACCACCAGCACAAAAATCCCTTAAAAAACAAATCCTCCCTTCTACATTAAAAATTGTTGTCAAACATGCCCTTGAACCACTTGCTAAGTTAAAAGAGGGAATTATCTTGGCAAAAAAGGGCATTGCCTCTGCAGCCACCGACATAACTGATGGTTTAGCCAGTGAAATCGATGAAATAATAGAAGCATCCCCCCATAATATAGGAGTAACACTTTTTGAGACAATGATCCCCCTGATTCCCGAGGTTGAAGAAGTTGCAACTGTGTTGGATAGAAATCCCCTTGATTTCGCACTTTATTATGGTGAAGATTTTGAACTCCTTTTAACCATCCGTGAAGATCTATATGAAAAGTTTAAAGAGGATTTAGGACTTATTAAGGTTGGAGTAGTGACCAGTTCTGGGAAGATGGAAATAATTGATAAAGAGGGTAAAACAAATATTCTAATGAAAAATGGATATGAACACTTTAAATAG